From the genome of Phoenix dactylifera cultivar Barhee BC4 chromosome 5, palm_55x_up_171113_PBpolish2nd_filt_p, whole genome shotgun sequence:
AGTGGGGTTTTCATCCGCTCTTTTAGGTACCGGACCAGAAGGTAAGACCACGTGCCCGCATGCAGCAGAGCCCCCGTTGTTCCTATGCCTACATGTATGATTGAATTAAAGGAGGAGGGTGCGCTAAAAATTTGAGATCGAAAGAGACCACCGCTGGAATTGGATGGCTTTTTATATGGCCTGCCACTCCGAAGGTATTACCGAAAAAGTGAAGCTGCTTAAAACACTTCAAGACttgttgttttctaattttattgaatGTATCCGTACTTGTAAGGTATGAAATGTCCATTttagcgcaaaaaaaaaaaaaaaaaaaaaaaaaccacggcTCGTGTGACTGGCCAGTGAGAACATGACCGTAGGGGTTAGGATAAAGACTTGACTTTTTCTAAAGAGTGTATAGCATACAAAGAACTGCTCGAGTCTAGGCTTATGGGAAATGTTATTAAACCATGGAAAGTTGAAAACCAGGAGGCCTCAAGAAACTTTCCATGCTGCATAATTTCTATAATGCATTCATCCGGTGGGCTGTCATGATCCGTATCCATCCTTTCTCCTCTGTAACCACTCGTTGTATCACGTTCTCTTTTTCTcgtcacaaaaaaaaatagcatgtACTTCGCACTTCCATTATAAATTCAACCGTCACCTTCTCTAATGTTGATCTAGCGGTTGGGATGTTATTAATAAAATCCCATTCTTGAAAGTTTAACAACCCAAGTTGCATTGATGACACGCTGAATAAGCATCCAAAGTTGTGAGGCAAGTCACCGAATGGAGATGGTTCTAATTTCTTGTAGTCTACTGAAGCAATCTTCCAAAGAACCCTAGAAACTTAGGGCGAGCTTGGTTCGCGATCGGTGTTAGAATTGAAATCGGAATCGAAATAATTTAGGGTGGAAATTGAAATGCCATATCCTAGATACATTTGGTTCATGGCTATAGTCGGAATCGAAATAAGAATGAGATTTGAATAGTAAAAGAAAGTAGAGATTATATTTTAAAGAATCGAAGCATTTCTATCTTCCTAAAACTGAAATGGGAATCGGAGCTTCCAACCAAACATATTCTTAGTTTAATGATCTTGTGTGCAGTGTAATTGGTAACATTCTAATGgatagaaaaataaaacttaGTAAGAGGGAGGGACCGGCCTTTCATGTTACACCAAGAAATCAATTGATGTTACACCAAGAAATCAAGATGGCGACTCCGCACCCAATCCATTTATGGACCCATAGCTAGCCTCATTCTGTCCGTCCACAGGtagcaccaccaccaccacatcAGCATACacataaaaacatcaaatttcAGCAAATTTTAAGAATTTAATTACCACATATAAGTGGTCTTTTTCTTCGAATTCACAAAATGCCCATGAGGCAGGCCGTTATTACAACTCTTTCAATACTCGCCACTCTCTTTGGTCTAAATCATGTGTACTTTCCTCTATTATTTCTCTCCATGTACGTACGTATACACACCTCCCTTATCCTACGCCTATTAATATGAGATTATAGAGAAATTTACATATCCAGTTTGCCTTTCGATTTGGAATCAACGGTCGAGATCGACGAAGACGCCTTCTCGCCCATGATCCGCAGTACCTCCGCCATTGACGGCCGCAGGCTCGGGTTCTCCCCGACGCAGAGCGCGGCGAGGGCGGCCATCGCCGCGGCCTCCTCCGCGACGTACTCTCGGTTTAATCTGGGGTCGACCATCTCCCCCGGCCCACTTTCCGTGTCCCGCAGCGCCGGGCCCATCACAGCCGTCAACAGCTGTTCCCTCTCCGAACAGAAGGCCTCGATTCCCGTGATCAACTCCAAAAGAAGTACACCGAAGCTATACACGTCGCTCTTTTTGGAGACGATTCCGGACCGGAGGTAGTGGGGGTCGACGTAGCCCGGGGAGCCCATCATGGGGTTGGCGGACCGGGTCGAGGACGGCAGGACCGCGGCCGAGAACCCCATCCCGGCGAACCCAAAGTCACAGAGCTTAGCGTCTAAGCCTTCACCCAGGAGAACGTTGGAAGCCTTGATGTCGCCGTGGACGATGTGGAGGTCGCAGCGCTCGTGGAGGTAATCCAGCGCCTGGGCCACCTGGTACGCGACCGCCACCCGCCGGGCCCACGGCAGCACGGCGCCGCCGCCTCCGTGGAGCTTCTCGTGGAGGGTTCCGTTGGGGACGTACTCGAACACCAGAACCCCTTCCTCTGAAATAGAGAAAGAAACtccaaattagaaaagaaggGATTGGAAATTCCGAAACGGAGAGTGGTGGGGGGGATGAGGAGCGGCTAAGGCTAACCCCGGTCGTCGCAGAAGCCGAGGAGGCGGACGATGTGGGGGtggcggaggcggaggaggacgtCGAGCTCCAGGCGGAAGGCGCGGTGGAGGCGCTCGCTGGAGCGAAGGACCTTGAGTGCGgcgagggaggaggaaggggagggGAGGGCGGCGAGGTAGACGGTGCTGGAGCCGCCCTCGCCAATGACGGCGGAGGAGGTGAAGTTACCGGTGAGGAACTCGATCTCGCGCCACTCGAACCGGCAGGGGGCGGGTTCGCCCTTAACCGGTTCGAGCTCTGGTTCGTGGTCGGGGCTGTCGGCGACGCGAGCACCGGCGTGGTGGCCCAGCTCCAGGTCAGGGTCACGGCAGCCCCCGCAGCACGGTATCCTGTACCTGCGTAACA
Proteins encoded in this window:
- the LOC103712205 gene encoding salt tolerance receptor-like cytoplasmic kinase 1, translated to MDFLLVVGLASAALVLSLALLSLAYITMLRRYRIPCCGGCRDPDLELGHHAGARVADSPDHEPELEPVKGEPAPCRFEWREIEFLTGNFTSSAVIGEGGSSTVYLAALPSPSSSLAALKVLRSSERLHRAFRLELDVLLRLRHPHIVRLLGFCDDREEGVLVFEYVPNGTLHEKLHGGGGAVLPWARRVAVAYQVAQALDYLHERCDLHIVHGDIKASNVLLGEGLDAKLCDFGFAGMGFSAAVLPSSTRSANPMMGSPGYVDPHYLRSGIVSKKSDVYSFGVLLLELITGIEAFCSEREQLLTAVMGPALRDTESGPGEMVDPRLNREYVAEEAAAMAALAALCVGENPSLRPSMAEVLRIMGEKASSSISTVDSKSKGKLDM